One window of the Bradyrhizobium sp. NP1 genome contains the following:
- a CDS encoding helix-turn-helix domain-containing protein: MAGGTQIFTDPDGYAAAIGDARLNLTMTGAGAFRAELTWMQLQHLKIYRCCESLSRIGYISLSPKMTFLSFPINATSAIFSGFSVRNGDIIFHSPGERMHQRFIGGCQWGLIALTAQHFADCSKALVGRSFASPGASSVIHPSRTEIVRFRRLFRQACHLAEGRRKIAEHPEVARALEHDMLHAIIHCLAGGISGETIKARCHHAAVMARFEEALSKLADDRPNMARLCAEIGVAERTLRMCCAEFLGISPTRYLLLQRLNKARAALQRANPSTTSVAEIARDHQFLELGRFAVTYRITFGESPSVTLHRHPRT; encoded by the coding sequence ATGGCTGGTGGCACGCAAATCTTTACGGATCCGGACGGCTACGCAGCCGCCATCGGCGACGCCCGCCTCAACCTGACGATGACAGGCGCAGGAGCTTTCAGGGCTGAGCTCACCTGGATGCAGTTGCAACATCTGAAGATCTATCGATGTTGCGAAAGCCTCTCGCGCATCGGCTATATCTCCCTCTCCCCCAAAATGACTTTCCTGTCGTTTCCCATCAACGCGACGTCCGCCATATTCAGTGGATTTTCCGTTCGAAACGGCGACATCATTTTTCACAGCCCAGGCGAGCGCATGCATCAACGGTTCATCGGTGGATGCCAATGGGGTTTGATCGCGCTAACGGCACAGCACTTCGCTGATTGCAGCAAGGCATTGGTCGGAAGATCGTTCGCGTCACCCGGCGCGAGCAGCGTAATTCACCCTTCGCGAACGGAAATAGTGAGGTTTCGGCGTCTGTTCAGACAGGCCTGCCATCTCGCCGAGGGCAGAAGGAAAATAGCTGAACACCCCGAGGTCGCGAGAGCGCTGGAACACGACATGCTTCACGCTATCATTCATTGCCTCGCAGGAGGCATCTCGGGCGAGACGATCAAGGCGAGATGCCATCACGCAGCCGTCATGGCTCGTTTCGAGGAAGCGCTGAGCAAGCTTGCCGATGACAGGCCTAACATGGCCAGGCTTTGCGCAGAGATCGGCGTAGCGGAGCGAACGCTCCGGATGTGTTGCGCCGAATTTCTCGGCATAAGCCCCACGCGCTACCTTCTGCTGCAACGCCTGAACAAGGCCCGTGCCGCGCTGCAGCGAGCTAACCCTTCGACAACGAGCGTTGCGGAGATCGCCCGAGACCATCAATTCCTGGAGCTCGGGCGCTTTGCGGTGACCTATCGCATCACCTTTGGTGAATCGCCTTCCGTCACGCTGCATCGACATCCCCGAACCTGA
- a CDS encoding LssY C-terminal domain-containing protein, with the protein MKQIAGRRRWWLVLVSVVVAYLMLAYLLLPSLWSHHEHEPGLASLPMVTRTASDIPGDALNVGLVGSKEDVLLAMHSAGWYPADPITLRTSIEIVGSVVLDRPYRDAPVSPLYYMGKKEELAFEKPDGRSADKRHHVRFWMVLEKGSDGRPVWLGSVTFDRGVGLSHDTGQVTHHIAPDIDAERDLLMRDLGEAGMVQNFFQISGTGPTLFGRNGEGDPYYTDGEIDVATLVIDGVRQAAPPVTLPAPSLIALKDQIWHGVSNALSK; encoded by the coding sequence ATGAAGCAGATTGCAGGCAGGCGACGATGGTGGCTCGTTCTGGTGAGCGTGGTCGTCGCTTACCTGATGCTCGCCTATTTGTTGCTGCCCTCTTTGTGGAGCCATCACGAACATGAGCCGGGCCTTGCGTCCTTGCCCATGGTGACGCGCACCGCAAGTGATATCCCGGGCGATGCGCTCAACGTCGGCCTCGTCGGCAGCAAGGAAGACGTCCTCCTTGCCATGCATTCCGCGGGTTGGTATCCGGCTGACCCGATTACATTGCGCACCAGCATCGAAATCGTCGGCAGCGTCGTGCTCGACCGACCGTACCGTGACGCGCCGGTCAGCCCGCTCTATTACATGGGCAAGAAAGAAGAGCTCGCATTCGAAAAGCCGGACGGTAGAAGCGCCGACAAGCGACATCACGTCCGCTTCTGGATGGTGCTTGAAAAAGGCAGCGATGGCCGTCCAGTCTGGCTCGGCTCCGTCACCTTCGACCGCGGCGTGGGCTTGAGCCACGACACCGGGCAGGTCACCCATCACATTGCGCCCGACATTGATGCCGAACGCGATCTTTTGATGCGCGATCTCGGTGAAGCGGGCATGGTTCAAAACTTCTTCCAGATTTCCGGAACGGGCCCGACGCTGTTTGGAAGAAATGGCGAAGGCGATCCCTATTACACGGACGGTGAAATCGACGTAGCCACTCTGGTGATCGATGGCGTCAGGCAAGCAGCACCGCCGGTGACCTTGCCGGCGCCATCGCTCATCGCGCTGAAGGATCAGATCTGGCACGGCGTCAGCAACGCACTCAGCAAATAG
- a CDS encoding alpha/beta hydrolase produces MRRTLLLSTIILGATVMTQTTQAATPDPATDPRIDPQVRAFLREINKDPSPFWELPQPKPQEILTGLQNKTSVDMSGVNTTEQTITQDGKAVKIYIMKPEQVTDKPGVLLFIHGGVWIVGNFQNHQRLLRDLVINSGQIGVFVEYTSLPEARFPTQLDQSYAVLKWVATHAEEFGADGSRIAVAGNSVGGNMTAALTLMAKDRGGPKISYQVLMIPATDASVDTASYHEYGTGRFLARAFMKYGWDLYAPEAKTRDNPYVSPLRASLQELHGLPPALVITSENDPLRDEGEAYARKLKEAGVSVIATRYNGMIHDFVLLNGILTDPEPQAAIRQMSAEIKAHLAP; encoded by the coding sequence ATGCGACGCACCCTTCTTCTTTCAACAATCATTCTCGGAGCCACGGTTATGACGCAAACTACACAAGCTGCAACGCCAGATCCTGCGACCGATCCTCGCATCGATCCCCAAGTTCGCGCCTTCCTGCGGGAGATCAACAAGGACCCAAGCCCGTTCTGGGAACTCCCCCAGCCGAAGCCGCAAGAGATCCTGACAGGGCTTCAGAACAAGACCTCAGTCGATATGTCGGGAGTGAACACGACCGAGCAGACCATCACCCAGGACGGTAAAGCGGTGAAGATCTATATCATGAAACCCGAGCAGGTTACCGACAAGCCCGGCGTGCTGCTATTCATTCACGGCGGTGTCTGGATCGTCGGCAACTTCCAGAACCATCAGCGTCTGCTGCGGGACCTGGTGATCAACTCCGGCCAGATCGGCGTGTTCGTTGAGTACACCTCCTTGCCCGAGGCGCGCTTCCCCACTCAGCTCGATCAATCCTATGCCGTGCTGAAGTGGGTGGCGACCCACGCCGAAGAGTTCGGCGCGGACGGCAGCCGGATTGCGGTGGCCGGCAATTCGGTCGGCGGCAACATGACTGCAGCATTGACGCTTATGGCCAAGGACCGCGGCGGACCCAAGATTAGCTACCAGGTGCTGATGATCCCGGCCACCGACGCCAGCGTGGACACCGCGTCCTACCATGAATACGGCACGGGGCGATTCTTGGCCCGCGCCTTTATGAAGTATGGCTGGGATTTGTACGCGCCGGAGGCCAAGACCCGCGACAACCCCTACGTCTCGCCGCTGCGCGCCAGCCTTCAGGAGCTACACGGGCTTCCGCCGGCCTTGGTGATAACTTCGGAGAACGATCCGCTGCGCGACGAAGGCGAGGCCTACGCCCGCAAGCTCAAGGAGGCTGGGGTTTCGGTGATCGCCACCCGCTACAACGGGATGATCCACGATTTCGTCCTGCTGAACGGCATCCTGACCGACCCCGAGCCCCAGGCCGCGATCCGTCAGATGTCGGCCGAGATAAAGGCCCATCTAGCGCCCTGA
- a CDS encoding winged helix-turn-helix domain-containing protein, whose amino-acid sequence MTEESPQAVYASNEWEIDLTRREARSRGVSVPIGSRAFEILEILVRSGGELISKYRLMEQVWPGAVVEENTLQFHISAIRKALGADRGLLKTVSGRGYRLLGRWSVLEATEPGHRFGNAERNPKQPFRTNVPIAGSALIGRSEPRQHLLDVLSAYRVVTLTGPGGIGKSVLALEVARSIFPTLEGDCWIVELASLSDQALVPAAVSVALGLRIAGSVISAESVARALDRAKLLLVLDNCEHLIDAAAKLAETIVRLCPNASVLATSREILRIEGEYAYRVPPLDVPPSRQDDKDVIREYSAVQLFNARLIALDAGSSARPENLPLIAAICRRLDGIPLAIEFAAARVATLGLQQTTDLLGDRFSLLTAGRRTALPRHQTLRATLDWSYELLPEAERTLLRRLAICAGGFTLEAATAVMGDDGVTAAMVAEGIASLAAKSLVSLDASAPFGRWRLLETIRAYALDKLAESGEAEGIAHRHGAFFRDLFALAAEGPFVNFHDLPHYVRDLDNIRAALGWAFSRGAEKVDIGIGLAVAAGPVLLATSMLPECHRWSEQALLALDDTKRGTADEMRLQAGLGYSLMFTGGGSDEARAALDRSLFIAEDCGEVPYQMWLLSALNIFHFRNGNCRLTLQCAKRSLAVAKVIGDPAAFALAHFVLGNSLYLVGDLKGASGEFEAALQNRSRTQRTSKVYFGFDVAAPAAMGLASTLCLQGYPRQATEQAHLILEDALHIKHSITLSLTLIHAVLLFLWTGDLQTAEKVTDWYISNGRSHSLALQVVVGRGLKALLAISRGDSQTGVDILQGCVQELRAASYGMMASPFNISLAEGLAATGRFGESMNVIDDGIHLVEVNGDLIYMTELLRVKGVLLLSMPQPRVEEAEMLFVRSLELSRQQGARAGELRTAIELAKLMAAQGRREDARKLLEPVFTWFVEGLDTDDLKAAERLLTTLR is encoded by the coding sequence GTGACAGAGGAGAGCCCACAAGCCGTTTATGCGTCGAATGAATGGGAGATCGATCTCACCCGGCGTGAGGCGCGCTCCCGAGGCGTCTCCGTGCCCATTGGGAGCCGCGCATTCGAGATCCTCGAGATTCTGGTACGGTCGGGCGGCGAGCTCATCAGCAAATATCGCCTGATGGAGCAAGTATGGCCGGGTGCGGTCGTCGAGGAAAACACCCTCCAATTTCATATATCCGCCATTCGGAAGGCGCTCGGCGCTGACCGTGGCCTACTGAAGACGGTGTCCGGCCGTGGCTATCGCCTGCTGGGGCGCTGGAGCGTCCTGGAGGCGACCGAGCCGGGACATCGGTTCGGCAACGCAGAGCGCAACCCGAAGCAGCCATTTCGAACCAATGTGCCGATTGCAGGATCGGCTCTGATCGGCCGAAGCGAGCCACGGCAGCACCTGCTGGATGTCCTGTCGGCCTATCGTGTCGTCACGCTGACCGGACCAGGCGGCATCGGAAAGAGCGTGCTGGCCCTTGAGGTTGCGCGCAGCATCTTTCCAACGCTTGAGGGCGATTGCTGGATCGTTGAGCTGGCCTCGCTGTCGGACCAAGCACTCGTGCCGGCGGCGGTTTCAGTCGCACTCGGACTGAGGATCGCGGGCAGCGTGATTTCCGCCGAATCCGTAGCCCGGGCTCTCGACAGAGCGAAGCTGCTCCTCGTGCTCGACAATTGTGAACACCTCATCGATGCCGCAGCTAAGCTCGCGGAAACGATCGTTCGTCTATGCCCGAATGCGTCAGTGCTTGCGACGAGTCGAGAAATCTTGAGGATCGAGGGCGAGTACGCCTATCGCGTTCCGCCGCTCGACGTGCCGCCTTCGCGCCAGGATGACAAGGATGTCATTCGTGAGTACAGCGCCGTTCAGCTGTTCAACGCCAGACTGATCGCCCTCGACGCCGGCTCGTCGGCGCGCCCGGAAAATCTGCCGCTCATTGCTGCGATCTGCCGGCGCCTCGACGGCATCCCGCTTGCCATCGAGTTTGCGGCGGCACGCGTCGCGACACTGGGACTTCAGCAGACGACTGACCTTCTCGGTGACCGCTTCAGCCTCCTGACAGCCGGCCGTCGAACGGCTCTGCCGAGGCACCAGACCCTGCGCGCGACGCTGGATTGGAGCTACGAGCTGTTGCCGGAGGCGGAACGGACCCTGCTGCGTCGATTGGCGATTTGCGCGGGCGGGTTCACGCTCGAGGCGGCGACGGCGGTCATGGGCGATGACGGCGTGACGGCCGCCATGGTTGCCGAGGGCATCGCAAGCTTGGCCGCCAAGTCGCTCGTATCCCTGGATGCATCGGCACCGTTCGGTCGCTGGCGACTGCTGGAGACAATTCGGGCCTATGCGCTCGACAAGCTGGCCGAGAGCGGTGAAGCGGAAGGGATTGCTCACCGGCACGGGGCGTTCTTCCGCGATCTGTTTGCACTGGCCGCCGAGGGCCCATTCGTGAACTTTCACGACCTGCCCCATTACGTCCGGGACCTCGACAATATACGAGCGGCGCTTGGCTGGGCCTTCTCTCGCGGAGCCGAGAAAGTCGACATCGGAATCGGACTTGCCGTCGCCGCCGGGCCTGTCCTGCTGGCAACGTCCATGCTGCCTGAATGTCATCGCTGGTCGGAGCAGGCGCTGCTGGCCCTCGACGACACCAAGCGCGGAACGGCCGATGAAATGCGTCTACAGGCCGGCCTGGGCTATTCGCTGATGTTCACGGGCGGCGGGAGCGACGAGGCGCGCGCGGCCCTGGATAGAAGCCTCTTCATCGCCGAGGATTGCGGCGAAGTTCCCTATCAAATGTGGTTGCTCAGCGCACTGAACATCTTCCACTTTCGAAATGGGAATTGCAGGCTGACGCTGCAATGCGCAAAGCGCAGTTTAGCCGTGGCCAAGGTCATTGGCGACCCGGCCGCCTTCGCGTTGGCGCATTTCGTGCTGGGGAACTCACTTTACTTGGTCGGCGATCTTAAAGGCGCCAGCGGGGAGTTTGAGGCGGCGTTACAGAATCGGTCACGCACACAGCGCACCAGCAAGGTCTATTTCGGCTTTGACGTCGCCGCCCCGGCCGCGATGGGTTTGGCGAGCACGCTATGTCTGCAGGGCTATCCGCGTCAGGCCACCGAACAGGCGCACCTGATCCTTGAGGATGCCCTTCACATCAAGCACTCGATAACGTTGAGCTTAACTTTGATACACGCCGTCTTGCTGTTCCTCTGGACCGGCGATCTGCAAACCGCCGAGAAGGTCACCGATTGGTATATCTCCAATGGCCGGTCCCATTCCTTGGCTCTACAGGTGGTGGTCGGACGTGGTCTCAAAGCGCTGCTGGCGATCAGCCGCGGCGATTCGCAAACCGGAGTCGATATCTTGCAGGGTTGCGTGCAGGAGCTTCGCGCCGCGAGCTACGGGATGATGGCTTCGCCATTCAACATTTCGCTTGCGGAAGGGCTCGCCGCGACCGGCCGATTTGGCGAAAGCATGAATGTGATCGATGACGGCATCCACTTGGTCGAGGTGAACGGCGACCTCATCTATATGACCGAGTTGTTGCGGGTGAAAGGCGTCCTTCTTCTCTCAATGCCTCAGCCTCGCGTCGAGGAGGCGGAAATGCTGTTCGTCCGTTCGCTTGAACTGAGCCGACAACAAGGCGCGCGTGCCGGTGAGCTGCGCACTGCGATCGAACTGGCAAAGCTGATGGCCGCCCAGGGGCGACGCGAGGACGCCCGTAAGCTGCTCGAGCCGGTGTTCACATGGTTCGTTGAGGGCCTGGACACGGATGATCTGAAAGCGGCGGAACGCCTGCTGACGACCTTGCGGTAG
- the guaA gene encoding glutamine-hydrolyzing GMP synthase, which yields MTAAQKARESMPSVASAHEKILIVDFGSQVTQLIARRVREEGVYSEIVPFQKAEEAFREMKPKAVILSGGPESVHEEGSPRAPQSIFESGVPVLGICYGQMTMAAQLGGEVEGGHHREFGRADVEVKADSCLFESVWSTGERHPVWMSHGDRITKMPPGFEIAGVSPNAPFAIIQDEKRKYYGLMFHPEVVHTPDGAQLIRNFVRKVAALAGDWTMRAFREEAIEKIRKQVGKGKVICGLSGGVDSAVAAVLIHEAIGDQLTCVFVDHGLLRLNEAETVVDLFRHHYNIPLVHVDASKQFLGELAGVTDPEVKRKTIGRLFIDVFEQEAKKIGGAEFLAQGTLYPDVIESVSFTGGPSVTIKSHHNVGGLPARMNMKLVEPLRELFKDEVRALGRELGLPEIFVGRHPFPGPGLAIRCPGDITREKLDILRHADAVYIDQIRKAGLYDAIWQAFAVLLPVKTVGVMGDGRTYEYVVGLRAVTSTDGMTADFYPFDMKFLGETATRIINEVKGVNRVVYDVTSKPPGTIEWE from the coding sequence ATGACAGCCGCACAGAAAGCCCGCGAGTCGATGCCCTCAGTGGCCTCGGCCCATGAAAAGATTCTGATTGTCGATTTCGGCAGTCAGGTGACCCAGCTGATCGCCCGCCGCGTCCGCGAGGAGGGCGTCTATTCCGAGATCGTGCCGTTCCAGAAGGCGGAGGAAGCCTTCAGGGAGATGAAGCCGAAGGCGGTGATCCTCTCCGGCGGCCCGGAATCCGTGCATGAAGAGGGTTCGCCCCGCGCCCCGCAATCGATCTTCGAATCCGGCGTCCCCGTGCTCGGCATCTGCTACGGCCAGATGACGATGGCGGCGCAGCTCGGCGGCGAGGTCGAGGGCGGGCACCACAGGGAATTCGGCCGCGCCGATGTCGAGGTGAAGGCTGATAGCTGCCTGTTCGAATCCGTCTGGTCGACGGGTGAGCGCCATCCGGTCTGGATGAGCCATGGCGACCGCATCACCAAAATGCCGCCGGGCTTTGAAATCGCCGGCGTGTCACCGAATGCTCCTTTCGCGATCATCCAGGACGAGAAGCGCAAATATTACGGGCTGATGTTCCATCCCGAGGTGGTGCATACGCCTGATGGCGCGCAACTGATCCGCAACTTCGTGCGCAAGGTCGCGGCGCTGGCCGGCGACTGGACCATGCGCGCCTTCCGCGAGGAGGCGATCGAGAAGATCAGGAAGCAGGTCGGCAAGGGCAAGGTGATCTGCGGCCTTTCGGGCGGCGTCGACTCTGCTGTTGCCGCCGTGCTGATCCATGAAGCGATCGGTGACCAGCTCACCTGCGTGTTCGTCGATCACGGCCTGCTGCGGCTCAACGAGGCCGAGACGGTCGTCGACCTGTTCCGTCACCACTATAACATCCCGCTCGTGCATGTTGACGCCTCGAAGCAGTTCCTCGGCGAGCTCGCCGGCGTCACCGACCCCGAGGTGAAGCGCAAGACCATCGGGCGGCTGTTCATCGACGTGTTCGAGCAGGAAGCAAAGAAGATAGGCGGCGCCGAGTTCCTCGCGCAAGGCACGCTCTATCCCGACGTGATCGAGAGCGTCTCCTTCACCGGCGGGCCCTCGGTGACGATCAAGTCGCACCACAATGTCGGCGGCCTGCCTGCGCGCATGAACATGAAGCTGGTCGAGCCGCTGCGCGAGCTGTTCAAGGACGAGGTGCGCGCACTGGGCCGCGAGCTCGGCCTGCCCGAGATCTTCGTCGGCCGGCATCCGTTCCCGGGGCCGGGGCTTGCGATCCGCTGCCCCGGCGACATTACCAGGGAAAAGCTCGACATCCTGCGCCACGCGGATGCTGTTTATATCGACCAGATCCGGAAAGCGGGTCTCTACGACGCGATCTGGCAGGCTTTTGCGGTGCTGCTGCCGGTGAAGACCGTCGGCGTGATGGGCGACGGGCGCACATACGAATATGTGGTCGGCCTGCGCGCGGTGACCTCGACCGACGGCATGACCGCGGACTTCTATCCCTTCGACATGAAGTTTTTGGGCGAGACCGCAACCCGCATCATCAACGAGGTCAAGGGCGTCAACCGCGTGGTCTATGACGTGACGTCAAAACCGCCGGGGACGATCGAGTGGGAGTAG
- a CDS encoding nuclear transport factor 2 family protein has product MPASYSPSDLAALGRTWVAAWNARDLEGVLALYAEDTEMTSDLIPKLGFDASGTVRGKTDLRAYWSKALALVPELHFTLIDTFVSPDSVVVFYENERGKRICEYLRLDAAGKIRQGSANHLAH; this is encoded by the coding sequence TTGCCGGCTTCATACTCACCCTCGGACCTGGCCGCGCTCGGGCGGACCTGGGTCGCCGCCTGGAACGCCCGCGACCTCGAAGGTGTGCTCGCGCTCTATGCCGAGGACACCGAGATGACCTCGGACCTGATTCCCAAACTCGGCTTCGACGCCAGCGGAACCGTCCGCGGCAAGACGGACCTGCGCGCCTATTGGAGCAAGGCGCTGGCGCTGGTGCCGGAGCTGCATTTCACCCTGATCGACACCTTCGTCAGCCCCGACAGCGTGGTCGTGTTCTACGAGAACGAGCGCGGCAAGAGGATCTGCGAGTATCTGCGGCTCGACGCGGCGGGCAAGATCAGGCAGGGCTCGGCCAACCATCTGGCGCATTAG
- a CDS encoding DHCW motif cupin fold protein, whose product MKFPAMPFTVTDWSGLPATTHPGETGQALWRTLNFGELRVRMVEYTPGYLADHWCDRGHVLFVVEGELDTELRDGRTFKLLAGMSYQVSDFGDAAHRSSTKVGAKLFIVD is encoded by the coding sequence ATGAAGTTTCCCGCGATGCCCTTCACCGTCACGGACTGGAGCGGGCTGCCTGCCACCACGCATCCGGGCGAAACCGGGCAAGCCCTCTGGCGCACTCTGAATTTCGGCGAGCTCCGGGTCCGGATGGTCGAGTACACGCCCGGCTATCTCGCCGATCACTGGTGCGACCGCGGCCACGTTCTCTTCGTCGTGGAGGGCGAACTCGACACCGAATTGCGCGACGGCCGCACCTTCAAGCTGCTGGCGGGCATGAGCTACCAGGTGTCGGACTTCGGCGACGCCGCGCATCGCTCCTCGACGAAGGTGGGTGCGAAGCTTTTCATCGTGGATTGA
- a CDS encoding RsmB/NOP family class I SAM-dependent RNA methyltransferase, which yields MTPAARLSAAIDLIGVIDTQRIPAAQALKEWGSAHRYAGSGDRAAIAGLVWDVLRRRASSAFLMDDDSPRARVLGMLRLERGMDADAIAALCDGSRFAPQPLTDRERAALASRSLDGAPPHVAGDYPDWLDGHLAQAFGEDRVAEAAAMASRAPLDLRVNTLKARRDKVLRSLAHLRAQEAPWSPVGLRIALAADARNPGIQAEEDFIKGAVEVQDEGSQLAALFSAPKPGEQVIDLCAGAGGKTLALAAMMEGKGRLIATDRDKRQLAPIHERLSRAGVHNAEIRAPKGEVDPIADIKASADLVLIDAPCSGTGTWRRNPDAKWRMRPGALEIRVKEQAEVLERAAGLVKRGGRIAYITCSVLPVENGEQVRAFLARHPEFAVVPPEETASVLWDKAEAFAAAALRSDEGWLMTPRRTGTDGFFVSVLRRG from the coding sequence ATGACGCCAGCCGCCCGGCTTTCCGCCGCCATCGACCTCATCGGGGTGATCGATACCCAGCGCATTCCGGCCGCCCAGGCGCTCAAGGAGTGGGGCTCGGCGCATCGCTATGCCGGCTCCGGCGACCGCGCGGCGATCGCGGGCCTGGTCTGGGACGTGCTGCGGCGGCGCGCCTCGAGCGCGTTCCTGATGGATGACGACAGCCCGCGCGCGCGGGTGCTCGGCATGCTCAGGCTCGAGCGCGGAATGGATGCAGACGCCATTGCGGCGCTGTGCGACGGCAGCCGCTTTGCGCCTCAGCCATTGACCGACCGCGAGCGTGCGGCGCTCGCGTCGCGTTCGCTCGATGGCGCCCCGCCGCACGTTGCCGGCGACTATCCCGACTGGCTCGATGGCCATCTCGCACAGGCCTTTGGCGAGGATCGGGTCGCGGAAGCCGCCGCGATGGCGAGCCGGGCGCCGCTCGACCTGCGCGTCAACACGCTCAAGGCGAGGCGCGACAAGGTGTTGCGCTCGCTGGCTCACTTGCGGGCGCAGGAAGCGCCATGGTCGCCGGTCGGCCTGCGCATCGCGCTGGCCGCCGACGCGCGCAATCCGGGCATCCAGGCGGAAGAGGATTTCATCAAGGGCGCCGTTGAAGTTCAGGATGAAGGTTCCCAGCTCGCGGCGTTGTTTTCCGCCCCCAAGCCGGGCGAGCAGGTGATCGATCTCTGCGCCGGGGCCGGCGGCAAGACGCTGGCGCTCGCGGCGATGATGGAAGGAAAGGGCCGCCTGATCGCGACCGACCGCGACAAGCGGCAGCTCGCGCCGATCCACGAGCGGCTGTCGCGCGCCGGGGTCCACAATGCCGAAATCCGGGCGCCGAAGGGCGAGGTCGACCCGATCGCTGACATCAAGGCGTCGGCCGACCTCGTCCTGATCGACGCACCCTGCTCGGGAACCGGTACCTGGCGGCGCAACCCCGACGCCAAGTGGCGCATGCGTCCCGGCGCGCTCGAGATCCGCGTCAAGGAACAGGCCGAAGTGCTGGAACGCGCCGCAGGCTTGGTCAAGCGGGGCGGGCGGATCGCCTACATCACCTGCTCGGTACTGCCGGTCGAGAATGGCGAGCAGGTGCGCGCCTTCCTCGCGCGGCATCCGGAATTTGCCGTGGTGCCGCCGGAAGAGACCGCAAGCGTGCTGTGGGACAAGGCGGAGGCCTTCGCCGCCGCGGCGCTTCGCTCCGACGAAGGCTGGCTGATGACGCCGCGGCGCACCGGCACGGATGGATTTTTCGTGTCGGTGTTGCGCCGGGGCTGA
- a CDS encoding MAPEG family protein, whose translation MTVRMVLLPIFVQIGLTFALLFWMAGARRQALVGGETKIRDIVLGQPNWPARATQIGNCFRNQFELPLLLYGLIALALPLRHADLFIVAMAWVFVVTRFVHAGIFVGSNDLRRRSLAWFAGALVLLAMWLYFALKILLLI comes from the coding sequence ATGACGGTCCGGATGGTCTTGCTGCCGATCTTCGTCCAGATCGGGCTTACTTTCGCGCTTCTGTTCTGGATGGCCGGCGCCCGGCGCCAGGCGCTGGTCGGCGGCGAGACCAAAATCCGCGACATCGTGCTCGGGCAGCCCAACTGGCCGGCCCGCGCCACGCAGATCGGCAACTGCTTCCGCAACCAGTTCGAGCTGCCGTTGCTGCTATATGGGCTGATCGCGCTGGCATTGCCGCTGCGCCATGCCGATCTGTTCATCGTGGCGATGGCGTGGGTGTTCGTGGTCACCCGCTTCGTCCATGCCGGGATTTTCGTCGGCTCCAACGACCTGCGCCGGCGCTCGCTGGCCTGGTTCGCCGGCGCGCTCGTGCTGCTCGCGATGTGGCTCTATTTCGCGCTGAAGATCCTGCTCCTGATCTAG
- a CDS encoding acriflavin resistance protein: MTITGPILNDAAELADFPGEAVASLLQVIGDHTGLFGDDPEGALSLVMSGLAGLAAALAVAIVLSVAVADGWRTRRHVVRHGIAAFVTLGLVAFVVYDMRHATLAFLGLNVNKPAIEFEIRLPKAALSEVAETQVELHTDRNQQLARVVDRTDAEDGRSVLRGSVTLDYRTTNRTVILSLPGRAQCVFRLRLAANPSRSDQFGPWHLADQIDAPSPGEAGAIRQDAFAIRYRVL, encoded by the coding sequence ATGACGATCACCGGTCCGATCCTGAACGATGCGGCCGAGCTTGCCGACTTTCCTGGCGAAGCCGTCGCCTCGCTCCTGCAGGTGATCGGTGACCATACCGGGCTGTTCGGCGACGATCCGGAAGGCGCGCTGAGCCTGGTGATGTCGGGGCTGGCCGGCCTCGCCGCCGCACTGGCGGTCGCCATCGTGCTGAGCGTCGCTGTCGCGGACGGATGGCGCACGCGGCGCCACGTCGTCCGGCACGGCATCGCCGCCTTCGTCACGCTCGGACTGGTCGCCTTCGTCGTCTACGACATGCGGCACGCGACGCTCGCCTTTCTCGGCCTCAACGTGAACAAGCCGGCGATCGAGTTCGAAATCCGCCTGCCCAAGGCGGCCTTGTCGGAGGTCGCTGAGACCCAGGTCGAACTGCACACCGACCGGAACCAGCAGCTCGCCCGGGTGGTGGACCGGACCGATGCGGAAGACGGCCGCAGCGTGCTGCGCGGCTCGGTGACCCTCGATTATCGCACCACCAACCGGACGGTCATCCTCAGCCTGCCGGGCCGGGCGCAATGCGTGTTCAGACTGAGGCTGGCCGCCAATCCCTCGCGCTCCGACCAGTTCGGGCCCTGGCATCTGGCCGACCAGATTGACGCTCCTTCGCCGGGCGAAGCCGGCGCGATCAGGCAGGATGCCTTCGCGATCCGCTATCGGGTGCTGTGA